A segment of the Methanofollis fontis genome:
TACCGAACCGACGCCTCCCTCTGCGGTCGATCCCGGCCTGGAGGCGTTCGACGCCGTCATCGCCCGCTGCCTGGCAAAAGAGCAGGACAGACGCTATCAGTCGATCGGGGAGTTTGTGTCTGATCTCGAGGGGCTCGGCTGAAAATTTATCTTGCGGGGGTGAAGGGGGGGGAGCGGGAAGGCCCCGGTCAACAGGTGCGGGGATGAAAGCGGAGCCGCCCTTCTGATATAGATCCAATGATTACAGAAAACCCTATCTTATTATAACACTTAATATTATCTGTATGCTTCAAGCCTACAAGTATTGGATGTATCCTTCTCAGGAGCAAGTCCCGCTCCTCATGAGTCACATCCATGCCTGTCGGTTTGTCTACAACCATTCTCTGGAGCAGAAGATCCGGGCATACGAACAGGAAGGGCGAAAACTCTCCTGCTTTGACCTGAACACCCGTCTCCCTGCTCTAAAGGAAGAGCACCCGTGGCTCAAGGAGGTCAACTCTCAATCACTCCAGAGTGCAAACAAGAACCTCGACAACGCTTTCACCCGGTTCTTCCGAGAGAAGAAAGGATTTCCGCGATTCAAGTCGAAGAAGAATCCGGTACAGTCCTTTCAGGTGCCTCAGCACTACCGCGTGGACTTTGAACGGAAGATAATCAGATTCCCGAAGATCGGTGAGGTTAAGACTGTCTTCCATCGGGTTTTCGCCGGGAAGATGAAGTATGCGACGGTTTCGGTGACTTCGACCGGGAAATGGTTTGTCAGTATTCTCGTTGATGATGGAGCAGCAACGCCGGAACCCGCACCATTCACGCTGGATACCACCATCGGGATCGATGTCGGGTTGACGGATTTTGCAACCTTCTCTACTGGAGAGAAGATCGAGAACCCCCGATACCTGAAAAACTCCCTCCAGCGGTTGAAGGTGTTACAGCAGAGGGTGTCCCGAAAAATAAAAGGGTCGAAGAACCGGGAGAAGGCGATCCAGAGACTTGCCCGGTGCCATGAAAAGATTACCAACCAGAGAAACGATTTCCTGCACAAAATCTCTTTTCGAGTTGTGAGCGAGAACCAAGCCATTGCAGTCGAATCGTTGAATGTTGGCGGGATGATGAAGAACCATCATCTGGCACAGGGGATCGGAGATGTTTCGTGGTATACGTTCTTCACAATGCTGGAATACAAGTGTCGGAAGTACGGGAAAACTCTCCTGAAGATCGGGAGATTCGATCCTTCCTCAAAGATATGCAGTAACTGCGGGTATCTCAAGCAGGATCTTGTCCTCTCTGACAGAGAATGGATCTGTCCTGACTGTGGTATTCATCACGACCGAGATGTCAACGCGGCGATCAATATCAAGAAGTTTGCCCTGCAAGAGCAGAACCTTGTTGGGGTATCAGGTGCGGAACGCGCCGTCGAGCTTGTGGACTCGCCTCAGTAGAGGGAGGATGAAGCAGGAAGCCACGCCCAACAGGCGCGTGGTAGTTCACAGAAATGCTTGCCCCTTGCGGTCAGAAAATAGATCCTGTCCCCTCTGATATCCATGAGGTCGATGATCCTGACATCAGGTTTGTTGTTCTCTGAAGTCGCAACACACAGATCCCGTATCTCCTGCAGGAGTTCAAACGCCCGTTTTTTTATATCGTCGTTCGCGGCATCCATGTGTAAACCCGCAATGTTGGCCTCGTCTTCAGACATCACACGTCCTCAGACGGGTGACACACCATATTTTGTATTAATGGTATAGCCTGATTTCTCAAACACGCGGCCTTCGCGCGTACAGGGCAGGGAACCTGTCGCCTCCGACAGGGTGCAATGTCTGAACCTTCCGGTTCAATCCCTGTCTTCCGTGCTTTGACGTTTCAACCAGCTGGATCCTGCCATTATTTTCCCGCCAGGCCCCATTTTCGAAGGGGCGCAGGAATGCATGCGCCGGATGAGGGATTCCCATGCAGAAAAAAATTGCAATCCTGTTATTCCTGAGTGTTATGGCCGTCTGGATCGTTCCTGCCTCTGCGGAGACCGAGGTGCAGACAATGCCGGTGCGCCCCGGATTCAATACCAGCATGATGGAGCCCGTCCTCTCCGACCTTGAGGGACAGGGCTATGACACCGCCGAAATGAGGGATCTCCTCCTGAAGGCAGAGGAGGCCCGTAGTAATGGCGATATGGAGACCTCGCAGGCCATGATGGACCGGTTCCGCCGGGCGCTGCAGGACGCGGTCGCTGCGACCGGCATTGAAATAGATTATGCGCCCACCGGAAACCGACCCGAAGGCGCTGGAGATTTCGTGCCCGGAGCGGCTGCAACGCCTGCTGAGTCGCCCATATCCATTCTGCCGTGTGTGGGTGGTGCTGCCCTTGCATATGTCGCATGGAGGAGGGTATGAAGAAACAGTTCCGGGATATCCCGACCGGATGCCCCTCAGAATCAGGGGGGCCGGAGGTTGTCGAGGTGACGGCGCTTCCTGTTGCCGGGAAGGATCACTACACGCGTGTTCAGCGGAAGATCCTCTGCTATCTTACAGACTTGGCGGCAAACGGCAGATGTTATATCAAGGCGCGGCACGTTGCCTCTGATCTTGGACTGACGGCAAAGGAAGTCGGGATGAACCTTTCCATTCTTTCAGAGTCCTGCACTTCTCTTGAGATCCTGAAATGGAGTAATGGAAACGGCACCACATGGGCAATCAGCCGACGGCAGATCTGAACCATTGATCGATCCATTCTACGTCCTCCCCTTGAACCGGCTGGTTCAACCCTCCTCCATTCCGGTCTTACGGCTGAATCAGTGCTATTCTGGGAATATATATCCACACGCTCCGATTTCTGATCAGGGTGCCCGGAGGGGCATCCACTACCACCACGGAGGAATTGACATTCAGACAAAAACACGGATAATCGGCATCACCGCCGTCCTCTGCATCTGTGCGCTGCTCGCCTCGCCGGTGAGCGCCGCCATGGAGGGTGCGATGGGTCAGCGTAATGCACCCGCCCCTATGGGTGACGGCGTCCTTGACGCCCTTGATGAGGCCGGCTACGATACCACCGAACTCCACGCCCTTGCCGAGACCGCCCGGACCGCTCACGAGAACGGCGACACCGACGCCGCCCGGGCCGCCATGGAGCAGTTCCGCGAGGCCGTCCAGACCGCCGCCGAAGAGGCCGGACTCGAATGCCCTGCCATGAACGGTAACGGTGCGGGGCCGCGCACCGGCGTCCTTGACGCCCTCGACGAGGCCGGTTACGACACCACCGAACTCCGCGCCCTTGCAGAGACCGCCCGGAGCGCTCACGAGAACGGCGACACCGACGCCGCCCGGGCCGCCATGGAGCAGTTCCGCGAGGCCGTCCAGACCGCCGCCGAAGAGGCCGGACTCGAGTGTCCTGCCATGAACGGTGACGGTGCGGGGCCGCGCACCGGCGTCCTTGACGCCCTCGACGAGGCCGGTTACGACACCACCGAACTCCGCGCCCTTGCAGAGACCGCCCGGAGCGCTCACGAGAACGGCGACACCGACGCCGCCCGGGCCGCCATGGAGCAGTTCCGCGAGGCCGTCCAGACCGCCGCCGAAGAGGCCGGACTCGAATGCCCTGCCATGAATGGCGACGGTGAGGGGCCGCACCAGAGAATGTTCCGGACCGCCGCTGAAGAGTCTGGACTCGAGCGCCCTGCCATGAACGGTGACGGTGCGGGTCAGCACCAGGGAATGGGCCGGAACGCATAGACCCAGACTGAATAAACCAGAGATCAGACACCGCCTTTGGGGATCATCATGGAGATGGGGAGAGGGAAGGGCCCTGACCGGGCCCACTCTTTCCAGCACACCTGTCAGGAGAGGAGGAGAACACGATGAAGAATGATACGGGGGGCCCGAGAGACGGAGAACAAGATGGAGGAACCGGTCCCGTGCCTGCCCTGTCTGCCTACCTGATCGGTGCACTCGAAGATGTCAAACAACGAAAACAGGCAAAGGAGTGATGGGGTGCATGCAGGTCACTCAACGGTCATTACAACAATCCAGAGATGCGTTTTTCGGGAGCGTTCAGGCGCTCTATGCCGCATACCGGGCAGCAGTGCCTGAACAGGCAATTGAACGTGACGATGAGGGGATCCTTGCCGCCCTCGCAATAGAACTGGGATATGGCGGGTTCAGCCGGAAACATGTCGAACATCCTGACCTTCAGATATCAGAGGGATAAAAAAATGGGCCGCTATGATATCTGCGGGATGACGCATGCCGGACTGAAGGGCTACAACGAGGATGCCTATACCATTGTCGAGATCGGGAACGTCTGTCTGCTCGCGGTCGCTGATGGGGTGGGGGGGTGTGCCGGAGGTGAACGCGCCGCCCGCATCGCCATCGAGACTGTTTCGTCATCTTTTACGAGGCGATGCCATGAGGGGATGGATGCGGAGGATGTGGCGGACCTCCTCTATAATGCCTTCCACGAGGCCGACCGGAGGATCAGGGCGGAACAGCACCGTTATGGAAAGATGGGCACGACTCTTGTGGCCGCCGTGATCAGCGGGCGGCGGGTGGTGATCGCCAACTGCGGTGACAGTCGGGCGTTCATTGCAGGAAAAACGATCGTGTTCCGGACACAGGAGCACTCGTTTGTCAATACCCTTCTCCAGAGCGGGTCCATCCGACCGGAGGAGGCGGAAGACCATCCCCTGCGATCGGTGATTACCCATGCGCTGGGCGTGAATGTGCGTGTGGACCTCTATGAAGAGGAACTGGGACGGGAGAGGGTGCTGGTGCTCGCAAGTGACGGTCTCTCCGGCAGAACGGCCGCGGAGATCTGTGCAGGCGACCTTTCCCTCACGAGCGAGGAGTTGACGCGCCGCCTCATGGAGGGGGCGCTCCTGACGGGCGATGACGATGTGACTGTCGTTTCGTTCAGGGATCGGGCACTCTTTTTCACCTGACGATCGCCGCAACGGCCAGCAGCAGTGCGACGATAAGCGGTTGATGCACCAGATAGATGGCGAGCGAATGCCGTCCCATTATGCAGAGGGCGTTTGTAGGAGCATTTTCGGGAAGGGAGAGGCTGAACTGCCGGTGTCCGTCCCGGTAGAGCAGGGAACCGATGCCCACCCCGATCAGGGCGGCGCCCATCCACGGGATGATGGGGACATAGTCGACACTGTAAAATGAGGCGGGATGAATGCCGAACGGTATCAGCCACCATGGACCGTAGACGCCCTGAAGGGGGATGGCGGCAAGCACGAATCCGATGCCGAGGGGGATATTCAGGCGTCCGAGGGGGAGGTAGAAGGGGGCCAGAATGATCGCCGTCCCGATGAGGTGGAGGATGCCGAAGACGATGAACCCCTCACCGAGAAAGATCCATGTCGCAACACTGGCGCAGACACCAAACCCTATTATTTTTCCTCCCCTTTTCGCATAATCGACGACAAGGTCGAAACCGACTTCTCTCTCCCGCCGGCGGGCGTAGCTGATGGGCAGGGAGATACCGGCCAGCATGATAAAGAGTGTGGCGGTGACGAGAGCGAACACCCGCCAGAATCCGGTCAGGACGGGGATCCCCGCCAGGCCGAGAAAGGCGAGATCGAAGAGGAGATGATAGATCACCATCATGACGATGGCCACGCCGCGCACCAGATCGATCTCGGCGAAACGACGCCGGGACGTGCTGGTCGAGACCCATCTCCAGATCGGCAGCATCTGTGTGAGGTGGGGGATGATCCGGGAAAAAACCGGATCCCCCATCAGACCGCCGGGAGGAGGGTCAGCACCAGACCCACGATCGGAGGGATGACCAGGTTGTCGTCGATCGGTGTCAGGAGTTCGACGACCGCCGCCACCCCTGAGGCGGTCAGGGCAACCGCAGGTCCGCCGATGGGGAGGAGAATGATCGAGAGGGCGACAAACCCGGAGACCGATCCCTCAAGGGTCCGTCCGTTTATGATCGTGTGCCTGCCGAACCTGAGCCCTGCCATTGTGGCGACGGCGTCCAGGATGGCCAGGGAGAGCACGGCGACGAAGGCGGTCTCTGCGGTGAATGCGATAGAGCAGAAGAGGGCGCTGGCAACAAAATACATTGATCCCTTGCCCGGGAAAGCACCGTCGCGCTCGAGATCGGCAACAAGTTCCGAGATCCCCGGTATGTGATATCCCCGGATCAGGGTTTCAATGAGGACGAGGCCGCCGAGGAGTCCGGAGGCATAGATGAGTGTGGCGGCCCCGGGAAACGGGAGGAGGAGGATCGCCGCCACACCTGTTCCGATGACGAGGTGAGCGGCCTGCCGCCGATATTCGTTCATGTATCGTTGTTGTCCATGATCTGATATATTCCTGTGTTTTTCCCTCTTCGAAGCCTTAATCCCCTCATCTGAGAAAGCATACTGCATGGAGAAGCCCGAATACGAGGAAGTGGTCTGTCATCACTGTGATGGTGCGGGCTGCATGTATTGCGATCGGAAAGGAAAGGTGCTCGTCAGAAAACCGGCACAGATCTGCTGCACATGCGATGGGACCGGCTGCATCTACTGTGGCTACACAGGATGGGCCGGTCTGAAAGGCAAATACGAAGAATAGGGCCAGAAAAATTTCCGAAGGCAGGTTATTCCCCCCTCCTGCAACCTGGCCGCGGTTAATCAGGAGGAGCACCTGCGGATCTGCCGGGGCAGACCCGGCGGATCACTGTTTTTTTCGGGCGGGCAGGAGCAGGCCCAGCGCCGCCACCGCCGCCACCGCCGCGGGCAGCAGGGGGGAGGCCTGCTGTGGTGTGGTCGGTACAGCCGTGGTCGCCGTCGGTGTCTCAGGCGTGGTCAGCGGTGCGAGGACGGCGCTGACCTGTGCAGTCCCGCCGTTCTCGACAATCACGCTTCCTGTCCAGGGGGCATATCCCGCGGCGGCGACCGTCACGGTATATTCGCCCGCCCTGACACCGTCGAGCGTGAGAGGCGTCGTTCCGACCTCTTCACCATTGATCGTGACCGTCGCCCCTTCTACCGATGCCGTTATCACAAGTTTTCCTCCGGTGTCCAGGGTCAGACCCGGGCTTCTCAGACTGATGCCGACGGTCCCGTAGACCGCCCCGCTCGATCCCAGATCGCTGCGTGCCGCCGGTGTGTCCGATGCATACAGGGTATAGACGGCAGGGTCCAGTCCGAGACCGGCGGTGTGCCAGGTATAGTGCCACCTGTTCTCGCTGTCGGTGGAGACCACTGTGAACGACGACGTCGATCCGGTCGAGACAGGCGTCAGGCGGTCGAGGTTCACACCGTCCTGTGCAAGGTTTGGTCCGGTGAGAAACAGGTAGACATCCCCGCCACCGGTTGCTGTTCCGGAAAGAGGGACGTCTTCGCCGATAAATGCCTCTATTGTCGCTGCTGACACTGTGGATACTGCAACAAGAAGGAGGAGGAGAGGGATATACCCATATGATCTGCGCATACGTTTCGATGGTTCCGGGCAGGGAAAATGATTGTGGATTGGGGGGTGGGGGTTCAATGGAGGGGGATCCGTGCCGATCCTTCGGGGGGATCTCTCTGATGAGACACAATTAAATATCGGCACTGCCGCACAGGGTGTCAGGTGGAGACGATGGCGAAAGTAAAACGCTTTATCTGTAAATATTGCGGGTATGTCTATTCGCCCCTCAGGGGTGAACCGCATCGGGGCATTCCCGCCGGCACCGAATTTGAGGATCTGCCCGGGGATTATGTCTGTCCGGTCTGCGGGGCGACCGGGAAGGGTCCGATCGGGACTTGGGGCTTTGAACCCTGGGAGCCCACGCGGTTCATCTGCAAGATCTGCGGCTATATCTATGACGAAAAGCGTGGCGAACCGCACCGGGGTATTCCCGCCGGCACCCTGTTTGAAGACCTGCCAGAAGATTATGCCTGCCCGGTCTGCGGACTCGATCCCAAGATCAGCAGTCATTACGGGAAGGTGGGGAAATCGCAGTTTGAAGCGCTGGAAGACTGATCGGTATCCCGGATGGCAGCGCCGAAGGATGTGGGGGGACTGATTGGTCCATTTTACAGTCCCCGTCTTTTCGCCCTTCAATGTGTCGGGTGAGGGAACCCACATCTTAATCCTGTTCGGTTCCTGCGGCATCGAGGGATCCTGGCGTCGATGCACGGCGGAGATGACCTCTGTTATTCCTGCCACCGATTCCTATCCCTGCATTCATTTGCCATTCTGGCGATTCCTCTGTACCGTTTCTTTTCCAGCCGTTTCAATCCGATTTCTGCCTTTTCCTTTTCAAAATCTGCTTCTTTGTGCAATTTCCTGTAGCGCTCAAGTCGTTCCTGGGATATCAGTCCATCCTCCACTGCCTTGCGGACGGCACATCCCGGTTCCTGCAGGTGACGGCAGTCGGAAAATCTGCACTCCTGTGCAATCCGGATGATATCATCAAACGCCTCGTTGAGGGTGTTTCCGGCAGTCCAGATCCGGACTTCCCTCATACCCGGTGTATCGATCAGGCAGCTCCCGCCATCCAGGGGAATCAGATGCCTGACCGTTGTGGTGTGCCGCCCCTTTCCGTCGTTCTCTCTGATCCCTCCTGTTTTCTGGAGTGATGCGCCTGTCAGGGCATTGATAAGCGTGGATTTTCCAACTCCTGAAGAACCGAGGAAAATGACGGTGGCGCCCGGTGTCAGGAATGGCCCCAGCTGCTCAAGTCCGGTATTGTTGAGGGCACTCAGGGCAATGACAGGCACTCCCCTGAGTTCTGCATGGACCCTGTCGATGATCGTTGATATCTCTTCACTGGTATCTGATTTATTCAGGATGATCACCGGTTCAGCCCCTGAATTTCGAACGATGAGCAGATATCGTTCAAGACGGGGTATGCTCAGGTCGTGTCCGGGATCGGTGACGATAAAGGCCGTATCAATATTTGCAGCAAGGATCTGTTCGCCTGCAGATTCTCCTGCTCCTCCCCGTGAGAGACAGGTTCTCCGTTTGAGTATCGATACGATCATCTGTGTGGCGGCGTCCTGGTTGTCGAGAACGACAACAAAATCGCCCACCACGGGCAGATTTTTTTGTTTTTTCATCGCTCCGGATATCGGGACCGAGATGATACCTCCCGGTATGTTCACATCATACCGGGTTTTGTGTACAGCGATCACCCTGCCCGGGACATACGGACCCTTAAAGGGAGAAAATAAAAAATCCCATTCACTGTCCCATCCGAGGTTTTCAAGTGATGACCATGATGATTCGGAAAAAACCTGAGTTTTATCCATGAAAATTGTTTCATGATGGGTGTATAACTAGTTTTACACGTCCTGAAGACCAGAAAGGTGGAAAATGTGCTCCAACTCGTATGTGCCTGAAAAACTGTGGAATCTGGCGTTTACACCACAAATTCGCCTCTGTGGTCTTTTTTCAGGTGATCGATCCCTTGCGCAGGCATAGAGGGGGCGCCCTCGCTTCAGGCGGTGCACCGGTAATACGCCGGGTTGTGGTGGGGCAGATTGAGCTCAGGGTGTGACCGGACGAAACCCATTCCTCCGGTGGAAAAACTGCCCATTCTGGGCAGCATATCCCATTCTGGGCATCAGGATCTCGAAAATCCGGGCTGTTTTTCAAAAATAGATATTTGTGGGGCTATATCACGAACCCGGACTGAAATGTATCGTACAGAGGACGTCTCTGCTCCTCCCCGGGGAGAGAGGGAAGGGGAAGTTGGTTGTCCTGCGTGCAGGATGGTGTGGGGGCAGGAGAAAGCGTGGAAATGGCCGCTTTTTCTCTGGTGACAATTTCAATGAATGGCCAATCGGACTTAAAAACGGTCAGGAGTTCATGAATGAACACACCCGGTCTGTGCCGGCCTGTGGCGCACGTCACACCTGGGGCGGTGTGTGATCTACACCCGCCAGGGCGCAGAACAGCGCCGTGACCATCTCTGCGCCTGGTATAGAGACTGGTGAGTGGGGGCGTAGCGATCGGTTCGAAAGAGCGGCGGTTCTGCTCCGGCTCCATTGGACGAAACGGTCCAGGCTACATCCCGGCATGGCTACTTGAAAACCCAATCGATGAGACCTGCTGTATGGTGCAGAAGGGAGAGGGCGACCACACCAGGTCGGTGATCAGAGTGTCATCCTACCTGATGTTTGTCAGGACGACTCTATCGATGATCTCCACAAACCTCCTTGATTCCATATCGCCGAGAGGGATCGTGCCGGTCTCCTCTATTCTGAGATCGATGTCCCCGTCCGAATACTCTGCAATAATGGCGAGGTTGCCAGATACCGGTTCCCCGAAGATATGCCGCAACTCCTCGTTTGCATTCAGATCTTCGATGATGCGGGCAAGCTTGTCCATCCTGACACCGACCCGCTTCACGCTCTCCCCCCTCCCTGTGGCCATGTGAATCGGCGTATGGCAATCCATCTATTTAAATGGGGAGGGTGGGCAGGGTGAAACCGGCTGTAGTCCCTATCTGTAAACCACAGGTTCGGTCTCTCGTTCATCCCGGCACCTGTAAGGGGTTTTCTGGGTGACCTGTTTCAGGGTGGTCATTGATGACGAGACCGTCCATGGAGGGGGTCAGGTCAGGAAAACGGCATTGGTGAACGGCATGACGGTACCGGGGTTATTGATGCAGGAAACAGTGAATACATCCTCTGGTCATCCAATCCTCTAAAATTACATGAATTATCATGAATAATGAGAAAATATCACTTCACAAACACTTTAACCAAGAACTCTCAACAATGAAAGTGCCGATGAAGACAAAGATGTTGATCTACCGTGATTCATTTGAAGACTGGTATAATGAAGAGTTCAGGGAGAGCGTCCGTAATCTCAATCTCTATCGCGCCGTCGCCCTCAGGCTGAACACCTGCGACGAGGCGAACCTTGAGATCAGGGACCTGTAGTCCTTTCCTCCTCACCTTTTAGTCTCCCTA
Coding sequences within it:
- the tnpB gene encoding IS200/IS605 family element RNA-guided endonuclease TnpB, with amino-acid sequence MLQAYKYWMYPSQEQVPLLMSHIHACRFVYNHSLEQKIRAYEQEGRKLSCFDLNTRLPALKEEHPWLKEVNSQSLQSANKNLDNAFTRFFREKKGFPRFKSKKNPVQSFQVPQHYRVDFERKIIRFPKIGEVKTVFHRVFAGKMKYATVSVTSTGKWFVSILVDDGAATPEPAPFTLDTTIGIDVGLTDFATFSTGEKIENPRYLKNSLQRLKVLQQRVSRKIKGSKNREKAIQRLARCHEKITNQRNDFLHKISFRVVSENQAIAVESLNVGGMMKNHHLAQGIGDVSWYTFFTMLEYKCRKYGKTLLKIGRFDPSSKICSNCGYLKQDLVLSDREWICPDCGIHHDRDVNAAINIKKFALQEQNLVGVSGAERAVELVDSPQ
- a CDS encoding DUF7123 family protein, which codes for MKKQFRDIPTGCPSESGGPEVVEVTALPVAGKDHYTRVQRKILCYLTDLAANGRCYIKARHVASDLGLTAKEVGMNLSILSESCTSLEILKWSNGNGTTWAISRRQI
- a CDS encoding tetratricopeptide repeat protein produces the protein MGQRNAPAPMGDGVLDALDEAGYDTTELHALAETARTAHENGDTDAARAAMEQFREAVQTAAEEAGLECPAMNGNGAGPRTGVLDALDEAGYDTTELRALAETARSAHENGDTDAARAAMEQFREAVQTAAEEAGLECPAMNGDGAGPRTGVLDALDEAGYDTTELRALAETARSAHENGDTDAARAAMEQFREAVQTAAEEAGLECPAMNGDGEGPHQRMFRTAAEESGLERPAMNGDGAGQHQGMGRNA
- a CDS encoding PP2C family protein-serine/threonine phosphatase yields the protein MGRYDICGMTHAGLKGYNEDAYTIVEIGNVCLLAVADGVGGCAGGERAARIAIETVSSSFTRRCHEGMDAEDVADLLYNAFHEADRRIRAEQHRYGKMGTTLVAAVISGRRVVIANCGDSRAFIAGKTIVFRTQEHSFVNTLLQSGSIRPEEAEDHPLRSVITHALGVNVRVDLYEEELGRERVLVLASDGLSGRTAAEICAGDLSLTSEELTRRLMEGALLTGDDDVTVVSFRDRALFFT
- a CDS encoding heparan-alpha-glucosaminide N-acetyltransferase, giving the protein MLPIWRWVSTSTSRRRFAEIDLVRGVAIVMMVIYHLLFDLAFLGLAGIPVLTGFWRVFALVTATLFIMLAGISLPISYARRREREVGFDLVVDYAKRGGKIIGFGVCASVATWIFLGEGFIVFGILHLIGTAIILAPFYLPLGRLNIPLGIGFVLAAIPLQGVYGPWWLIPFGIHPASFYSVDYVPIIPWMGAALIGVGIGSLLYRDGHRQFSLSLPENAPTNALCIMGRHSLAIYLVHQPLIVALLLAVAAIVR
- a CDS encoding diacylglycerol/polyprenol kinase family protein encodes the protein MNEYRRQAAHLVIGTGVAAILLLPFPGAATLIYASGLLGGLVLIETLIRGYHIPGISELVADLERDGAFPGKGSMYFVASALFCSIAFTAETAFVAVLSLAILDAVATMAGLRFGRHTIINGRTLEGSVSGFVALSIILLPIGGPAVALTASGVAAVVELLTPIDDNLVIPPIVGLVLTLLPAV
- a CDS encoding PEGA domain-containing protein, with the translated sequence MRRSYGYIPLLLLLVAVSTVSAATIEAFIGEDVPLSGTATGGGDVYLFLTGPNLAQDGVNLDRLTPVSTGSTSSFTVVSTDSENRWHYTWHTAGLGLDPAVYTLYASDTPAARSDLGSSGAVYGTVGISLRSPGLTLDTGGKLVITASVEGATVTINGEEVGTTPLTLDGVRAGEYTVTVAAAGYAPWTGSVIVENGGTAQVSAVLAPLTTPETPTATTAVPTTPQQASPLLPAAVAAVAALGLLLPARKKQ
- a CDS encoding rubredoxin, whose protein sequence is MAKVKRFICKYCGYVYSPLRGEPHRGIPAGTEFEDLPGDYVCPVCGATGKGPIGTWGFEPWEPTRFICKICGYIYDEKRGEPHRGIPAGTLFEDLPEDYACPVCGLDPKISSHYGKVGKSQFEALED
- the rsgA gene encoding ribosome small subunit-dependent GTPase A; translated protein: MKKQKNLPVVGDFVVVLDNQDAATQMIVSILKRRTCLSRGGAGESAGEQILAANIDTAFIVTDPGHDLSIPRLERYLLIVRNSGAEPVIILNKSDTSEEISTIIDRVHAELRGVPVIALSALNNTGLEQLGPFLTPGATVIFLGSSGVGKSTLINALTGASLQKTGGIRENDGKGRHTTTVRHLIPLDGGSCLIDTPGMREVRIWTAGNTLNEAFDDIIRIAQECRFSDCRHLQEPGCAVRKAVEDGLISQERLERYRKLHKEADFEKEKAEIGLKRLEKKRYRGIARMANECRDRNRWQE